One window of Electrophorus electricus isolate fEleEle1 chromosome 24, fEleEle1.pri, whole genome shotgun sequence genomic DNA carries:
- the zgc:114123 gene encoding protein spire homolog 1 isoform X2 produces MERNGSAPGACQISLSDILALQGRPACEEEAWALCYQLCSLLEPGSWKTLRVPGPDGVLFSSDGRVTLRTDGGETGEQFVIETEDQTVDYVGRLVYSCLDWGLGADVERELNETLELLVCQMTKVNISLGAEHCLQPVCSISEVLQVCEERLYKPSHAAQHYQQVCAMLYSHTVELCHCLQIIQQTREEFAWKNLVEEFSRGVVLRPLKASLSTSARPPADRSPFNQLLQDIQRRRYSLRKVPAVGHGQRRVDPHQALLEVIRSGPKLRPVSERSLKPRTQNPEQETSLHELLMREIRSVDPVKLLSSHKRRQSCKVHSCSHVNSLMTICEDSTNEEASFILNPVPHPSHQGVPAQGGECKGVIPQQDSFTGSADGYLKFFPALSSTPQNPSLGCRLSHRKRRARSFASCRDLCQLAPKSRACVPMTIADVINMHYAKEGKLKTMACEVNWRVCSCCKKKSVYFTWHMVCSLCSRIVCPECCVEMRLPFKWCVNLPLSFFKKIVLNKESKRSQRKFWNERWSWDPLWVPLVLESPVPTSAGPHSLAMRGWHSQAVCIGCKGLLLQALDSVLSRYPIRNHQEV; encoded by the exons ATGGAGCGGAACGGTTCGGCACCCGGCGCGTGTCAGATCTCGTTGAGCGACATCCTCGCGCTGCAGGGCAGGCCCGCGTGCGAGGAGGAGGCGTGGGCGCTGTGCTACCAACTCTGCTCGCTCCTGGAGCCCGGCTCGTGGAAGACTCTGCGCGTGCCGGGACCTGATGGGGTTTTATTCTCCAGCGACGGCAGAGTCACGCTCAGGACGGACGGCGGCGAGACCG GCGAGCAGTTCGTGATCGAGACTGAGGATCAG ACTGTGGACTACGTGGGCCGTCTGGTCTACTCCTGTCTGGACTGGGGCCTTGGAGCAGACGTAGAGAGGGAGCTAAATGAGACACTGGAGCTGCTCGTGTGTCAGATGACCAAAGTAAACATCAGCCTGGGCGCAGAGCACTGCCTGCAGCCCGTGTGCAGCATCTCCGAGGTCCTGCAG GTGTGCGAAGAGCGTCTTTATAAACCGAGCCATGCAGCTCAACACTACCAACAAGTGTGCGCCATGTTGTACTCGCACACCGTTGAGCTGTGCCACTGTCTCCAGATTATTCAGCAGACCAGAGAG GAATTTGCATGGAAGAATCTGGTAGAGGAGTTCAGCAGGGGTGTTGTCTTGCGCCCCCTTAAGGCCTCGCTAAGCACTAGCGCCCGTCCGCCAGCAGACCGGTCCCCCTTTAACCAGCTGCTGCAGGACATCCAGCGCAGACGCTACAGTCTCCGCAAGGTCCCG GCAGTGGGGCACGGCCAACGGAGAGTCGACCCCCACCAGGCTCTTCTGGAGGTCATACGCTCGGGCCCCAAGCTGCGGCCG gTCTCTGAGCGAAGCCTTAAACCCAGAACCCAAAACCCTGAACAGGAGACAAGTCTGCATGAGCTGCTCATGCGTGAGATTCGCTCAGTGGACCCGGTGAAGCTACTGTCCTCGCACAAGAGACGGCAGTCCTGCAAAG tgcaCAGCTGCTCACATGTGAACTCCCTCATGACCATCTGCGAAGACTCTACAAACGAAGAGGCTTCGTTCATTCTGAATCCTGTTCCCCACCCCAGCCACCAGGGGGTGCCGGCCCAG GGTGGAGAGTGTAAAGGTGTTATTCCCCAACAAGACAGTTTTACAG GTTCTGCTGATGGATATCTGAAGTTCTTCCCTGCCCTGTCTTCAACTCCGCAGAATCCGTCTCTGGGATGCAGGCTTTCCCACAGAAAGCGCCGGGCAAGATCCTTCGCAAGTTGCCGGGACCTTTGCCAGCTC GCTCCGAAAAGCAGGGCTTGTGTCCCCATGACGATTGCTGATGTCATTAACATGCACTACGCCAAGGAAGGAAAGTTGAAGACCATGGCTTGCGAGGTGAACTGGCGG GTTTGTTCATGTTGTAAGAAAAAGAGTGTGTATTTCACCTGGCAcatggtgtgttctctctgcagTAG GATTGTGTGTCCAGAGTGCTGTGTGGAG ATGCGTTTGCCGTTTAAATGGTGCGTGAACCTTCCTTTAAGCTTCTTTAAGAAGATTGTGTTGAATAAAGAAAGCAAACGTAGCCAGAGAAAGTTCTGGAACGAGCGCTGGTCCTGGGACCCCTTGTG ggtccctCTGGTTCTAGAGTCTCCTGTTCCCACATCCGCCGGTCCACACAGCCTGGCTATGAGGGGCTGGCACAGTCAGGCTGTCTGCATAGGCTGTAAGGGCCTTCTGCTCCAGGCTTTGGACTCTGTGCTGTCCCGTTACCCAATCAGAAACCATCAGGAGGTATGA
- the zgc:114123 gene encoding protein spire homolog 1 isoform X3 — MERNGSAPGACQISLSDILALQGRPACEEEAWALCYQLCSLLEPGSWKTLRVPGPDGVLFSSDGRVTLRTDGGETGEQFVIETEDQTVDYVGRLVYSCLDWGLGADVERELNETLELLVCQMTKVNISLGAEHCLQPVCSISEVLQEFAWKNLVEEFSRGVVLRPLKASLSTSARPPADRSPFNQLLQDIQRRRYSLRKVPAVGHGQRRVDPHQALLEVIRSGPKLRPVSERSLKPRTQNPEQETSLHELLMREIRSVDPVKLLSSHKRRQSCKVHSCSHVNSLMTICEDSTNEEASFILNPVPHPSHQGVPAQGGECKGVIPQQDSFTGSADGYLKFFPALSSTPQNPSLGCRLSHRKRRARSFASCRDLCQLAPKSRACVPMTIADVINMHYAKEGKLKTMACEVNWRVCSCCKKKSVYFTWHMVCSLCSRIVCPECCVEMRLPFKWCVNLPLSFFKKIVLNKESKRSQRKFWNERWSWDPLWVPLVLESPVPTSAGPHSLAMRGWHSQAVCIGCKGLLLQALDSVLSRYPIRNHQEV, encoded by the exons ATGGAGCGGAACGGTTCGGCACCCGGCGCGTGTCAGATCTCGTTGAGCGACATCCTCGCGCTGCAGGGCAGGCCCGCGTGCGAGGAGGAGGCGTGGGCGCTGTGCTACCAACTCTGCTCGCTCCTGGAGCCCGGCTCGTGGAAGACTCTGCGCGTGCCGGGACCTGATGGGGTTTTATTCTCCAGCGACGGCAGAGTCACGCTCAGGACGGACGGCGGCGAGACCG GCGAGCAGTTCGTGATCGAGACTGAGGATCAG ACTGTGGACTACGTGGGCCGTCTGGTCTACTCCTGTCTGGACTGGGGCCTTGGAGCAGACGTAGAGAGGGAGCTAAATGAGACACTGGAGCTGCTCGTGTGTCAGATGACCAAAGTAAACATCAGCCTGGGCGCAGAGCACTGCCTGCAGCCCGTGTGCAGCATCTCCGAGGTCCTGCAG GAATTTGCATGGAAGAATCTGGTAGAGGAGTTCAGCAGGGGTGTTGTCTTGCGCCCCCTTAAGGCCTCGCTAAGCACTAGCGCCCGTCCGCCAGCAGACCGGTCCCCCTTTAACCAGCTGCTGCAGGACATCCAGCGCAGACGCTACAGTCTCCGCAAGGTCCCG GCAGTGGGGCACGGCCAACGGAGAGTCGACCCCCACCAGGCTCTTCTGGAGGTCATACGCTCGGGCCCCAAGCTGCGGCCG gTCTCTGAGCGAAGCCTTAAACCCAGAACCCAAAACCCTGAACAGGAGACAAGTCTGCATGAGCTGCTCATGCGTGAGATTCGCTCAGTGGACCCGGTGAAGCTACTGTCCTCGCACAAGAGACGGCAGTCCTGCAAAG tgcaCAGCTGCTCACATGTGAACTCCCTCATGACCATCTGCGAAGACTCTACAAACGAAGAGGCTTCGTTCATTCTGAATCCTGTTCCCCACCCCAGCCACCAGGGGGTGCCGGCCCAG GGTGGAGAGTGTAAAGGTGTTATTCCCCAACAAGACAGTTTTACAG GTTCTGCTGATGGATATCTGAAGTTCTTCCCTGCCCTGTCTTCAACTCCGCAGAATCCGTCTCTGGGATGCAGGCTTTCCCACAGAAAGCGCCGGGCAAGATCCTTCGCAAGTTGCCGGGACCTTTGCCAGCTC GCTCCGAAAAGCAGGGCTTGTGTCCCCATGACGATTGCTGATGTCATTAACATGCACTACGCCAAGGAAGGAAAGTTGAAGACCATGGCTTGCGAGGTGAACTGGCGG GTTTGTTCATGTTGTAAGAAAAAGAGTGTGTATTTCACCTGGCAcatggtgtgttctctctgcagTAG GATTGTGTGTCCAGAGTGCTGTGTGGAG ATGCGTTTGCCGTTTAAATGGTGCGTGAACCTTCCTTTAAGCTTCTTTAAGAAGATTGTGTTGAATAAAGAAAGCAAACGTAGCCAGAGAAAGTTCTGGAACGAGCGCTGGTCCTGGGACCCCTTGTG ggtccctCTGGTTCTAGAGTCTCCTGTTCCCACATCCGCCGGTCCACACAGCCTGGCTATGAGGGGCTGGCACAGTCAGGCTGTCTGCATAGGCTGTAAGGGCCTTCTGCTCCAGGCTTTGGACTCTGTGCTGTCCCGTTACCCAATCAGAAACCATCAGGAGGTATGA
- the zgc:114123 gene encoding protein spire homolog 1 isoform X1, giving the protein MERNGSAPGACQISLSDILALQGRPACEEEAWALCYQLCSLLEPGSWKTLRVPGPDGVLFSSDGRVTLRTDGGETGEQFVIETEDQTVDYVGRLVYSCLDWGLGADVERELNETLELLVCQMTKVNISLGAEHCLQPVCSISEVLQVCEERLYKPSHAAQHYQQVCAMLYSHTVELCHCLQIIQQTRESVQKMILESETSLLPFTTTKWEFAWKNLVEEFSRGVVLRPLKASLSTSARPPADRSPFNQLLQDIQRRRYSLRKVPAVGHGQRRVDPHQALLEVIRSGPKLRPVSERSLKPRTQNPEQETSLHELLMREIRSVDPVKLLSSHKRRQSCKVHSCSHVNSLMTICEDSTNEEASFILNPVPHPSHQGVPAQGGECKGVIPQQDSFTGSADGYLKFFPALSSTPQNPSLGCRLSHRKRRARSFASCRDLCQLAPKSRACVPMTIADVINMHYAKEGKLKTMACEVNWRVCSCCKKKSVYFTWHMVCSLCSRIVCPECCVEMRLPFKWCVNLPLSFFKKIVLNKESKRSQRKFWNERWSWDPLWVPLVLESPVPTSAGPHSLAMRGWHSQAVCIGCKGLLLQALDSVLSRYPIRNHQEV; this is encoded by the exons ATGGAGCGGAACGGTTCGGCACCCGGCGCGTGTCAGATCTCGTTGAGCGACATCCTCGCGCTGCAGGGCAGGCCCGCGTGCGAGGAGGAGGCGTGGGCGCTGTGCTACCAACTCTGCTCGCTCCTGGAGCCCGGCTCGTGGAAGACTCTGCGCGTGCCGGGACCTGATGGGGTTTTATTCTCCAGCGACGGCAGAGTCACGCTCAGGACGGACGGCGGCGAGACCG GCGAGCAGTTCGTGATCGAGACTGAGGATCAG ACTGTGGACTACGTGGGCCGTCTGGTCTACTCCTGTCTGGACTGGGGCCTTGGAGCAGACGTAGAGAGGGAGCTAAATGAGACACTGGAGCTGCTCGTGTGTCAGATGACCAAAGTAAACATCAGCCTGGGCGCAGAGCACTGCCTGCAGCCCGTGTGCAGCATCTCCGAGGTCCTGCAG GTGTGCGAAGAGCGTCTTTATAAACCGAGCCATGCAGCTCAACACTACCAACAAGTGTGCGCCATGTTGTACTCGCACACCGTTGAGCTGTGCCACTGTCTCCAGATTATTCAGCAGACCAGAGAG AGTGTGCAGAAAATGATCCTGGAATCAGAGACCAGCCTCTTGCCTTTTACGACCACTAAGTGG GAATTTGCATGGAAGAATCTGGTAGAGGAGTTCAGCAGGGGTGTTGTCTTGCGCCCCCTTAAGGCCTCGCTAAGCACTAGCGCCCGTCCGCCAGCAGACCGGTCCCCCTTTAACCAGCTGCTGCAGGACATCCAGCGCAGACGCTACAGTCTCCGCAAGGTCCCG GCAGTGGGGCACGGCCAACGGAGAGTCGACCCCCACCAGGCTCTTCTGGAGGTCATACGCTCGGGCCCCAAGCTGCGGCCG gTCTCTGAGCGAAGCCTTAAACCCAGAACCCAAAACCCTGAACAGGAGACAAGTCTGCATGAGCTGCTCATGCGTGAGATTCGCTCAGTGGACCCGGTGAAGCTACTGTCCTCGCACAAGAGACGGCAGTCCTGCAAAG tgcaCAGCTGCTCACATGTGAACTCCCTCATGACCATCTGCGAAGACTCTACAAACGAAGAGGCTTCGTTCATTCTGAATCCTGTTCCCCACCCCAGCCACCAGGGGGTGCCGGCCCAG GGTGGAGAGTGTAAAGGTGTTATTCCCCAACAAGACAGTTTTACAG GTTCTGCTGATGGATATCTGAAGTTCTTCCCTGCCCTGTCTTCAACTCCGCAGAATCCGTCTCTGGGATGCAGGCTTTCCCACAGAAAGCGCCGGGCAAGATCCTTCGCAAGTTGCCGGGACCTTTGCCAGCTC GCTCCGAAAAGCAGGGCTTGTGTCCCCATGACGATTGCTGATGTCATTAACATGCACTACGCCAAGGAAGGAAAGTTGAAGACCATGGCTTGCGAGGTGAACTGGCGG GTTTGTTCATGTTGTAAGAAAAAGAGTGTGTATTTCACCTGGCAcatggtgtgttctctctgcagTAG GATTGTGTGTCCAGAGTGCTGTGTGGAG ATGCGTTTGCCGTTTAAATGGTGCGTGAACCTTCCTTTAAGCTTCTTTAAGAAGATTGTGTTGAATAAAGAAAGCAAACGTAGCCAGAGAAAGTTCTGGAACGAGCGCTGGTCCTGGGACCCCTTGTG ggtccctCTGGTTCTAGAGTCTCCTGTTCCCACATCCGCCGGTCCACACAGCCTGGCTATGAGGGGCTGGCACAGTCAGGCTGTCTGCATAGGCTGTAAGGGCCTTCTGCTCCAGGCTTTGGACTCTGTGCTGTCCCGTTACCCAATCAGAAACCATCAGGAGGTATGA
- the zgc:114123 gene encoding protein spire homolog 2 isoform X4, with the protein MERNGSAPGACQISLSDILALQGRPACEEEAWALCYQLCSLLEPGSWKTLRVPGPDGVLFSSDGRVTLRTDGGETGEQFVIETEDQTVDYVGRLVYSCLDWGLGADVERELNETLELLVCQMTKVNISLGAEHCLQPVCSISEVLQVCEERLYKPSHAAQHYQQVCAMLYSHTVELCHCLQIIQQTRESVQKMILESETSLLPFTTTKWEFAWKNLVEEFSRGVVLRPLKASLSTSARPPADRSPFNQLLQDIQRRRYSLRKVPAVGHGQRRVDPHQALLEVIRSGPKLRPVSERSLKPRTQNPEQETSLHELLMREIRSVDPVKLLSSHKRRQSCKVHSCSHVNSLMTICEDSTNEEASFILNPVPHPSHQGVPAQGGECKGVIPQQDSFTGSADGYLKFFPALSSTPQNPSLGCRLSHRKRRARSFASCRDLCQLAPKSRACVPMTIADVINMHYAKEGKLKTMACEVNWRVCSCCKKKSVYFTWHMVCSLCSRCVCRLNGA; encoded by the exons ATGGAGCGGAACGGTTCGGCACCCGGCGCGTGTCAGATCTCGTTGAGCGACATCCTCGCGCTGCAGGGCAGGCCCGCGTGCGAGGAGGAGGCGTGGGCGCTGTGCTACCAACTCTGCTCGCTCCTGGAGCCCGGCTCGTGGAAGACTCTGCGCGTGCCGGGACCTGATGGGGTTTTATTCTCCAGCGACGGCAGAGTCACGCTCAGGACGGACGGCGGCGAGACCG GCGAGCAGTTCGTGATCGAGACTGAGGATCAG ACTGTGGACTACGTGGGCCGTCTGGTCTACTCCTGTCTGGACTGGGGCCTTGGAGCAGACGTAGAGAGGGAGCTAAATGAGACACTGGAGCTGCTCGTGTGTCAGATGACCAAAGTAAACATCAGCCTGGGCGCAGAGCACTGCCTGCAGCCCGTGTGCAGCATCTCCGAGGTCCTGCAG GTGTGCGAAGAGCGTCTTTATAAACCGAGCCATGCAGCTCAACACTACCAACAAGTGTGCGCCATGTTGTACTCGCACACCGTTGAGCTGTGCCACTGTCTCCAGATTATTCAGCAGACCAGAGAG AGTGTGCAGAAAATGATCCTGGAATCAGAGACCAGCCTCTTGCCTTTTACGACCACTAAGTGG GAATTTGCATGGAAGAATCTGGTAGAGGAGTTCAGCAGGGGTGTTGTCTTGCGCCCCCTTAAGGCCTCGCTAAGCACTAGCGCCCGTCCGCCAGCAGACCGGTCCCCCTTTAACCAGCTGCTGCAGGACATCCAGCGCAGACGCTACAGTCTCCGCAAGGTCCCG GCAGTGGGGCACGGCCAACGGAGAGTCGACCCCCACCAGGCTCTTCTGGAGGTCATACGCTCGGGCCCCAAGCTGCGGCCG gTCTCTGAGCGAAGCCTTAAACCCAGAACCCAAAACCCTGAACAGGAGACAAGTCTGCATGAGCTGCTCATGCGTGAGATTCGCTCAGTGGACCCGGTGAAGCTACTGTCCTCGCACAAGAGACGGCAGTCCTGCAAAG tgcaCAGCTGCTCACATGTGAACTCCCTCATGACCATCTGCGAAGACTCTACAAACGAAGAGGCTTCGTTCATTCTGAATCCTGTTCCCCACCCCAGCCACCAGGGGGTGCCGGCCCAG GGTGGAGAGTGTAAAGGTGTTATTCCCCAACAAGACAGTTTTACAG GTTCTGCTGATGGATATCTGAAGTTCTTCCCTGCCCTGTCTTCAACTCCGCAGAATCCGTCTCTGGGATGCAGGCTTTCCCACAGAAAGCGCCGGGCAAGATCCTTCGCAAGTTGCCGGGACCTTTGCCAGCTC GCTCCGAAAAGCAGGGCTTGTGTCCCCATGACGATTGCTGATGTCATTAACATGCACTACGCCAAGGAAGGAAAGTTGAAGACCATGGCTTGCGAGGTGAACTGGCGG GTTTGTTCATGTTGTAAGAAAAAGAGTGTGTATTTCACCTGGCAcatggtgtgttctctctgcagTAG ATGCGTTTGCCGTTTAAATGGTGCGTGA